In Candidatus Methylomirabilis lanthanidiphila, the sequence CCATGACGGTCATCATCTTCGGCCGAATCCGCTTCACCGCCCCCTCGCTGATCGCCTCCTGGAGATCGTCCATGGTCCGCATCCGTCCCGCGCTACGCCACTTCTCGTATGCGTGGTCGAGGTAGAGGAGCATGATCACCCCCGTTTCGGCGTCGACGCCGGCCAGCGCGATGATCCCGACCCAGACCGCCACGCTTAAGTTATATCCGAGCAGATAGATGAGCCAGATTGCGCCGATGAGCGAGAACGGGACGGCGAGCAGGACGATGAACACCTTCGTGACGCTCGCCGTGTTGAAGTAGAGCAGAACGAACACGATCAGCAGGGTGAGGGGAATGACATATTTCAGGCGTTCTTTGGCCCGCTCCATATACTCGAACTGGCCGCTCCAGATGAGGTGATACCCCTGGGCGAGCTTCACCTGCTCGGCCACCACCCGTTGAGCATCGGCGACGTAGCCGCCGATGTCCCGGTCCGCGACATCGACATAGACGTAACCGACCAGCTCGGCGGCCTCGCTCCGGATCAGGGTGCTGCCGCTTGAGAGCTTCAAATCGACAAGCTGGGTGATCGGAACCTGTGCGCCCATTGGGGTTGACACCAACACGCGCTTCAGGCTGTCCAGGCTGTCGCGGAACCCCCTGAAATACCGAACGTTGACCGGGAACCGCTCTCGCCCCTCGATCGCGGTCGTGACGGTGCTGCCGCCGATGGCGGTCTCGATGACGTCTTCGACATCCGTCACGGTGAGGCCATAGCGGGCAATCTCATCGCGCTTGATCTCGAAATCGAGGTAGTAGCCGCCGGCCACACGCTCGGCAAACACATTCCGGGTGCCCGGGACAGACTTGAGCGCCGCCTCGATCTCCTGGCCGATGCGCTGAATCGTCTCCAGCTTGGGGCCGAGCACCTTGATCCCGACGGGGGTCCGGATCCCCGTGCTGAGCATGTCGGTCCTCGCCTTGATCGGCATCGTCCATGCGTTGGTGACGCCGGGAATCTGAAGGGCGTCGTCCATCTCGTCGATCAGCTTCTCCACGGTCATCCCTGTGCGCCACTGCTGCTCCGGCTTCAGGTTGATGACGGTCTCTATCATCTCCAGGGGCGCCGGGTCGGTGGCGCTGGTAGAGCGCCCGCCTTTGGCGAAGACCGACTCGACCTCCGGGAAGTGCTTGATGATCCGGTCCTGGATCTGCAAGAGCTGGGAGACCTGGGTGATCGACGCGCCCGGAAGCGCCGTCGGCATATAGAGCAAGGTGCCTTCGTACAGCGGCGGCATAAACTCCGACCCGAGTCTCAGAAAGACCGGGACCGTGGCCGCCATGGCGAAGAGGGCCATCACAAGGATGGTCTTCTTCCGCCTGAGCGCGAAGTGCACCACGGGCTGGTACGCCCAGATCAGGAATCGGTTGATCGGGTTCTTTTCCTCCGGTTGGATCTTGCCCCGAATGAGGAGCACCATGAGGAGCGGCGCCAGGGTCACGGCGAGGAAGGCGGAAAAGAACATGGCAAATGTCTTGGTAAAGGCCAGGGGACGGAAGAGCCGGCCTTCCTGCGCCTCCAGGGTGAAGACCGGCAGAAAGGAGACGGTGATGATCAGCAATGAAAAGAAGAGCGGCCGTCCGACCTGCTGGGCGGCTTCGATCAGGAGGCGAGTCCGGTCGATTGGCCGCCCCTCCCGCTCCCATTCTTCCAGCCGCGTGTGCGCATTTTCCACCATGATAATGGCGGCATCGATCATGGCGCCGATGGCAATGGCGATTCCGCCCAACGACATAATGTTGGAGCCCAGCCCGATGTAGTACATTGCGATGAACGACATCAGGATGGCGACAGGCAGCGTGAGAATGGGCACCAGAGCGCTGCGGACATGAAACAGAAACACAATAATCACCAGGCTGACGATCAGACTTTCCTCGATCAGCTTCTCCTTGAGGGTGCCGATGGAGCGGTAGATCAGGTCGGATCGGTCGTAGGTGGTCACGATCCTGACGCCATCCGGCAGGGACGGTGTGATCTGCTGAATCTTGCCCTTGACCCGCTGGATCACGTCCAGGCTGTTCTCACCATACCGGATCACGACGATACCGCCGGCCACTTCGCCCTGGCCATTCAACTCGGAGGCGCCACGGCGGATGTCCGGCCCAAGGCCGACCCGACCGATATCACGGACCAGGATCGGGGTGCCCCGTTCGTCGGTGCCAACGACAATCGCCTCGACGTCCTTGATAGATTTGATGTAGCCGAGTCCCCGAACCATATACTCGCGTCCGGTAAACTCCACCACCCGGCCGCCGGTGTCGTTGTTCCCCTTTCGGATCGCCTCAATGACTTTCTCGATGGGCAGCCTGAAGCCCAACAGCGTGGCAGGATCGATGGAGACCTGATACTGCTTGACGAAGCCGCCAACCCGCGCCACCTCGGCCACGCCGGGGACGGACAGGAGCCAGTGATGCACGTACCAATCGTTCAACGTCCGAAGTTGGGCCAGATCGTGCCGGCCGGTCTCGTCTACCAGCGCATATTCAAACCCCCAGCCTACGCCGGTGGCATCCGGCCCCAGAACCGGGGTGACGCCCCGGGGCAGCCTGTCCTGCACTCCCTGCATATACTCGAGCACCCGGGTCCGGGCCCAGTACAGATCCGTGCCGTCCTGAAAGATGATATAAACAAAGGAGAGGCCAAAGAAGGAGAAGCCGCGGACTACCTTGACCTTCGGGGCCGAGAGGAGCGCGGTGACAATCGGATAGGTGATCTGATCCTCCACGAGCGTCGGGCTCCGCTCTGCCCACTCCGTTTGGACAATGACCTGGACGTCGGACAGGTCAGGGATGGCATCCAGGGGCGTATGTCGCAGCGCCCAGATCCCCCAGGCAATCGCGAAGACAGTGAAGAGGCCGATGATGAATCGGTTGGTGGCGCTCCACTCAATTAACCGCGAGATCATCGTTTGCGTCTCTTGCGTCGTCGCGTCTATCGCGTCGGTTGCGTTCATGGCGTCATTGCGTCTGTTGGGTCGGATTGGCGCGACGACGCGATAGACCCGATAGACTCACCCTTCGGATTCTATTTCTTGCCCATCTCCATGCCGGGCATGGCCCCCATTCCACCGACGGCAGTTTTGAGCTGGCTTTCGGAGTCGATCAGGAAGTTTGCCGAGGTCACCACCCGCTCGCCGGCCGATAGACCCGTCAGGATTTCGGCGTAACCGTCCACCCTGGCGCCCACATTCACGTCACGAGGCTCGAAGGTTCCCTGCCCCTTGTCGATAAAGACCAGTTGCTGGGTTCCGCTGTCCAGGACCGCCTCATCGGGCACAACCAGACGCTTGCCCAACGGGACCTTCAACCCGACGTTGGCATACATCTGGGGTTTGAGTTTCCAGTCGTTCGTGTTGGCCAACTCGAAGCGGACCTTTACAGTCCGAGTTTTCTCTGTCAGGACCGGATAGATGTAGCTCACCTTGCCACGAAACACCTCTCCGGGGTAGGAGCCCAGTGTCACGCTGGCCTTCTGGCCGAGCTTGACCAGAGGGACCTCATATTCATAGATCTCCCCCTGGACCCAAACAGTAGAAAGGTCGGCGACCTTATAGAGAGCTTCGCCGGGCATCACCTTCTTACCGCGAAACGCCATCTTTTCGATGACGACCCCATTAATGGGCG encodes:
- a CDS encoding cation transporter; this encodes MNATDAIDATTQETQTMISRLIEWSATNRFIIGLFTVFAIAWGIWALRHTPLDAIPDLSDVQVIVQTEWAERSPTLVEDQITYPIVTALLSAPKVKVVRGFSFFGLSFVYIIFQDGTDLYWARTRVLEYMQGVQDRLPRGVTPVLGPDATGVGWGFEYALVDETGRHDLAQLRTLNDWYVHHWLLSVPGVAEVARVGGFVKQYQVSIDPATLLGFRLPIEKVIEAIRKGNNDTGGRVVEFTGREYMVRGLGYIKSIKDVEAIVVGTDERGTPILVRDIGRVGLGPDIRRGASELNGQGEVAGGIVVIRYGENSLDVIQRVKGKIQQITPSLPDGVRIVTTYDRSDLIYRSIGTLKEKLIEESLIVSLVIIVFLFHVRSALVPILTLPVAILMSFIAMYYIGLGSNIMSLGGIAIAIGAMIDAAIIMVENAHTRLEEWEREGRPIDRTRLLIEAAQQVGRPLFFSLLIITVSFLPVFTLEAQEGRLFRPLAFTKTFAMFFSAFLAVTLAPLLMVLLIRGKIQPEEKNPINRFLIWAYQPVVHFALRRKKTILVMALFAMAATVPVFLRLGSEFMPPLYEGTLLYMPTALPGASITQVSQLLQIQDRIIKHFPEVESVFAKGGRSTSATDPAPLEMIETVINLKPEQQWRTGMTVEKLIDEMDDALQIPGVTNAWTMPIKARTDMLSTGIRTPVGIKVLGPKLETIQRIGQEIEAALKSVPGTRNVFAERVAGGYYLDFEIKRDEIARYGLTVTDVEDVIETAIGGSTVTTAIEGRERFPVNVRYFRGFRDSLDSLKRVLVSTPMGAQVPITQLVDLKLSSGSTLIRSEAAELVGYVYVDVADRDIGGYVADAQRVVAEQVKLAQGYHLIWSGQFEYMERAKERLKYVIPLTLLIVFVLLYFNTASVTKVFIVLLAVPFSLIGAIWLIYLLGYNLSVAVWVGIIALAGVDAETGVIMLLYLDHAYEKWRSAGRMRTMDDLQEAISEGAVKRIRPKMMTVM